Within Solea solea chromosome 1, fSolSol10.1, whole genome shotgun sequence, the genomic segment AGACACAAAAAACctttttcataaaaatgaatgttgGGTGGTTAACAACAACTCTGCAGTAGAGCAACAGGTAACGGGGAATAAGACTTATCAGACACATGGGGCAGTCCACTTACCGATGGCCTGGGTCTGAAGTAAAGCCACGGCCTTGCCTCCTGGAGCAGCACAGAGGTCCAGCACAATATGACCTTCTTGAATATCCAGTGCAAGACAAGGCAGCACAGACGCCGCATCCAGCAGATAATATCCCAGCAACCTCTGTGTGTCTGGTCTGATGAGGAAAGGAAAGAACTGATTTAAAAGAGAACATGGTCATCCAATATACAGCTTGGAAAGCAATAAACAGAGGAGTGAATTCTTCTGGATAGGCAGCTGGTGACTGACCTCGATGGACATGCTGTCAGGGTGGATACTTTTACTTAGAGAAACAACATGGGGAATTAATGTTAATGCTAACAATTTATCACGGATATTTAACATATACAATATTTTATACAGGGAAATAGAAACCTGTCTGTTGCTAGCATGCTACATTTAACCAAATAGGTTCTATTTTATGAAATTAAAACATACTGTGGGACAGttatatgtgtttgtgcatgaacacagtgtaaTTCCAGGTATAAGAGCAGCATCCCATGTCTTTATTTTCTGGCATGAGAATCTGGCAACCATGCCCCTGCAATGTTTTCCTTTAAACAACAGACGGGTATCAATAATGTCAATGACAGACATCTTAAACTACTGGAGCTGCAAAGCAAATTCCTTAGTTGTTTAGGTTTAAAGGTGTATTGTGTATTGTGAGACAAGCATCCAGAGTTACAGATACATGCTAAAATCATAATGGTTAAGCATTTCCCCTCAATCTACTCTCAATTCTCGCCAGAACAGCAAGCAAAAACAGTTAGGTCAGATGGCTCCCTTTCTCTTGATCATCTTTGAGGGTTCAATATAGCTAGACTGACAATTATAGAAGAGCAACACCAACCTGATTTGAAAAGTGGTatggataacaataacaaaTCTAGATGTCTGATCAATTGTCGCATGATTATCAACCGAAAACCAAAATGTCTtcagtaaaaaaattaaaacactggCTTTGGCCTTCCAATAGTTGGAGAGGATTGTAAAGAGAGGCAAAGTCTACTTTAAAAATATTAGTTTTTTTCTAGTTAGTTGTTATAGCTCACCTGGCAGGCTTGAATCTAGTGATATCGCCTCTTGGAAAcaccaaacattttattttaggaCTAATCTTCAGATGATGATCAGCGTTGGATTTCTTGACAGGAACATCATTTGATTCTCCCTCTACACCAACCACAGATTCTGGATCCAAGCACGGCAGAGCTGCAGAATTGATGAAAATATGTGATGAACAAAATCAAATTATATAATGTCCGGAGTTTAACGTTATGACTTTAGGAGATTTGTTTGACTTTACTTGCACTGACCATCTACATTGGACCATGCATCTATAATATATTActtaatcaaataataataatgcagttGTACTTGAACAAATGGCAAATTCAGTTATTGAACTTGTTCTCCCATACCATCCAAGAATATtaataaatgcaaaaacagCTTTTGCTGACCAGAAAACGGTTCTTGAAGTGCACCCCTACCctctgtatctgtgtctgtgatgaaGTCTCTGCACCCCTTTGCTTGCAAGTCTTCCACGACAGCGTCATGGGAGAAATTGTTGAGCAGGGCTCCATATTTTCTCTCCGAAAGCAGGGCAATCCGTACTGATGGCCACAGCTGCCCCAACTGGACACTGTAGGTGGCATCAAAGTGCTGCAGGGCCAGACTGGTAGGTGAGAATTTGGGAAGTGTAgcagcctggaaaaaaaaaaagaaaagtcaaaatatTGCTAATGGTTTACATCTGACTTGAAATGTTTGGGTGAAGGGCAGAATTTTATAAGATTTAATTTCAAACTTTATattcaatgaaaataaatgtatcattATGGTAAATGGTAGAAATGCCATTAAGGAGTAAATCTCTTGTCTTGGAATCGACAATTCCATGAATAAACTCTGTCATTATGTTACCATCATTCAGCGACACAGAACACATTTGTAGATATTGTAGATGTGCAATATCAAAACATGCTCCCCATATTCTCACAGTGATACTGTACTGGGAGCATTATTTGTCAGGGGATAATGTTCTATCAATATATGCTACCCCTGAAATCTTTAATCAAGATGTGATAAACTATGCCCCTCGTATTCTTACTCAACATTTATATTGGACAGTGGTCAGGCTATCTGACACTGGTTTCTCCGTGGTCAAACTATCTGACATTGAATTTTAATGTCCTGCTTACAAAGGATTTTTGCGGTAAAACCCTGATTTGTAAGGACATTAACATCTggttatcaaaataaaatactcactGTATCTCTGAGTGCACGTTCGAAAGCACATTTTTGAAGGGGAAAAATTGTGAAAATCATCGCACCTATGTTTCAGAGACCTAATAACTGGAGTTTGAGCAACTGTATAAAGAGAGTTCTCTAAACGTTCTGAATAAGAATTAAAAGTTGTGTTCAGCACATAATATATTCTAGTGTACTGGATATCAGACATTTTCACAGTACAGTTTTAGAGAAAACCAAACATCCCATTTTCTGTTGCACACAAATAAAGATGTCATAACACGGTGAAAGTGCAGGGAGCCATAAGCGAGCATTTTCCTATAGAGCAGAAAACTCAAAAGAACACCGGTTCTCACACACGTATTGACACTTTGTAgccacaaaaatacaaacaaaagctATGTTACAGCTGTGATAGTATCCACTTGTCACTGCTTTGTCTACTAAGTTGAAAACATacccatttttctttcattcggTGTCTTTTGGGCATTAAACTCCTCgcatttttcacttttcttagTAACAACCTAGTGTTCACGAGCAGCGCCATCTTGCTGTGTGCGTCCGTTTTATGGATCCGACGTCGCTGTGACCCCTAACTAACAGTTCCTTGTGCAGGAATTCAAGTAGGTGGGGAGAAAAGATTCTAAGGGGGTGGTCCATGAACAAGAAGTCGACCGCTGATTGCACCAGAGTAATGTCCATAATCACTTTTGACCAATAGGAAACGTCATCCGGCCATCGTTCTAGTCGCTTCCTTCTCATATGTGACCGTCTCACCTCACGCCTTCGTCTAACGTCAGTGAAGCTGTTCAGCGTAAATTACTGTTTTCTGAAGTTTTGTTGTGAATTCTCTCAACTTCAATCATGGTGTTCGAGAGGAAGATGATCACTTCCGGAGACCCCGATGACGAGGTAGCCAGAATACCGCTTTATAACCATTCATTTGCTTTCTGTATACGGGTTTGGTTAAGTTATCCAACACATAGTTAAGTGGAAACATACTATAGCtccactgtgctgctgcaaaattaaagatacatttatttattttgtatttgcaaGCGTCAAAAGTAGAAGGTAGCTaatttttatttgatataaaGATAGTTTATAAAGAGTTTGCTCATTTTTGTGATTCTGGTCTAGGGCGCCCTCTGTTGGTTGAATGTGTGTGCAATATCATTGTTAAATtaaagttctctctctctctctctatctaatTGTATTGTTACTGAATAGGAGGAAGATGctccggaggaggaggaagaagaggaggaggaggaggaggaggaggaagaaatggTGGTAAGTTTGTCTTTACTTATTCGGTTTGTTTGAACATTAAGTTATCACACACAAAGCTCCCTTtggaaaaatatatattataatgaaaGTGTAGACATAATGAATAACTATCATACAATAAATTTGACTGAATTCTGAACACTGCATTTGGGAAAAACAGCAGTATGCTACCGACCCGTATGAAGTGATATTTGCCATTACTGTTTTGTAGTCTGGCACAGGTCAAACCACCTTTTGAATTATTAATACACATAATAAAGCTCTTAAGTCTTTTAAATTTTAGAAAATTGGGCAGTCGTTTTAGTTCAACAGCTACAATAAATAATGTGCATACTCATATATGTTGTAATCAAACTGTCTGCATGACACAGCAAATACACCAGTGTACATTATTAATGCCGCTGTATTACAAGATGTGCTTAGACACATCATGTAGTTTAAAGGCACTATCTCACAGACTAATATGCCATGTTCTCTTTCAGGACCCTCTAGATACGATACGAGCCAAGTGTGAGGAGAGTGAACACTGTGTGCACTACAAGGAGCGCCTGGAGGCCTGTGAAGCACGGGTCAACTCCAGGTCCCACACAGAGGAGACCTGCACAGAAGAGCTGTTCGACTTCTTGCATGCACGGGACCATTGTGtaagtgtcacacacacacccagtgaAGACATAAAGTTGCACAATGCAAGGTGTTCATCCTTctatcacaaacaaaaaaacagaactcaaAATTTGCTTTGTGCGGAACACACTCTTTGCCCTACTCGTCTTCCGTTTATGACACAAACGGTTCTCCTTTGTCATTACAGGTGTCGCACAAGCTGTTCCACAAAGTGAAGTgacctgcctgcctgcctgcccaCTTTCCACCATTTGCAGCTGCTTAAGTGTAAAATAATGACATCTGTGACTTCTGTTTTTCTCCTGTGTATTAATATAAATGAGTTCTACAGGAGGCTTGTAGAATAAAGACCTGACACCTTGCTATAAATAATGCAGCTCTATATACGAGTCAGAATCTGTAAGAAATGTATCTCTGCTTGTATGGGTGATGATGGGCATGCTCTTTTGTGAACCTGTGAACGATGGACCTGTGAAATGAACACCTTTTGAAAGGTTGTGTGCAAAAAAGGGTTCAGTCAGTCATGGGGTGCTTCATGTGTAAGTTCATAAGTCAATTTGCTGCTACTGTAAGGGATTTTCCTCAGGTTTGGTCATGAATTCATAACTCTGTCCAAAAATAAAAGGCTTTTCTTGTTACAGTTTGTCAGAGTTAACCTTTTCCTATGGTTTTTCCCCACAGTGACTGATGGTACACTCAATTCAATCAACTAAGGTTTCATTATTGCTCCATGTGAGAAAAACGCATTGGGTAATAGACAAaagtaataattaaataatcagCATTTAATATACTGGCATTTACTAAAATACACTGATCCCATAGTTAATCTCATCTGTTATTAGACTCTGATtagacatttttcaacattttctggtccaaGGAATCGAAAAAAAGAATTGACTTCTCCACAAAAGCATCATCACACAACCAGAATTTCGGTCATCTCTTCTTCCTGTCGAATTCATGATGCACTGGATGCTGAGACTGGAAGAATCGTCTCCTCacccctctctccatcttgggTCACCAGTGTTTGCAGCTTGCAACAAGCCACTAACTTCTTTGTCTACTGCTCAGTTGTCCCAAGTCTGATCTTTACTTTGGGAAATTTCTTGTACATCTGCACCTCACACgttggtgttttatttaactgctgAATATTTTCCTGCACTAATGTGCGTTATCTGGCTGTGATTCATCACATCGCCTACCTGAGGTTGAGACAGTCAGAAATATTAGCATTGCATGTGTGGCTGCTCatattgctgctggtgttaatggtactgcaacactgttcaaataactatttgaatagcacttttcaaaacaactctacaaagtgctttccatagtagaaaaataaaacctttaagcgTAAAATGGTAAAGACAGAATTAAAAGATACAATGAAAAGCAAGATTAAATGAAATGGTAAAAATACATCTGTAgttaaaataagtcattttaaagcaaagtagTCTAATGTTCAGTGGCATATTTTTTATGCGTTAGGCATATTTAGTGTTAGTGGCtagaagtaaggaagttgtGAGATGGGGGCAGGTGGCAGCATCACCATCCACAGTAGCATTCCCTGCTTTAGAGTCCAATTTattatattccctttaaaaccttgtacaaatccatatacggtttgagttttctggttaAGATCAACCGAACACTTGGAGCAGTGTCAAAAGGTGCCAAGTCTACAGTAATAGATCAGtgcaatttgttttaaaattattccacatctttaagttcaaagcactaacttgtcaaaataacaatcatcacagaatcactgaaaaaatacaagtcaaccataaagttaagaacaaaagttttacttgatataaagaAGGCAATACATACAAGTTTTCAATGTCAAACATTACAGGCTGAAATTAGCAGTGTCTGTACACCATCTAcaagtgatgtgatttacactaaAAACCTGTCCTTTGTTTCAGACCAAGATACATGCATATCATGACAGgcagagtcacaaaatcagatggatccttgtctgattttggaaactgcacagccatggtatgccactcagtcagtatctgtggccagatttcctcacacacagagaagaaggggaaggaagaaatgccttaccatgttacgagtcgactcaatttaccttgttctctgtgtgtgaagaagacccagctcataaaatcttgactgatttaaaaattgagcaattaaataactcaaacatcgatgctgttgggtcatgcagagagctTGTGATCTTTTACAGACTGAAacaggctgaaagtagcagtgtccaaggtccaacatctaacaaaaaatataaaataaataagagtcagtacactttagtattaagtaaatatggattaaacatATTGAGTACCATGTGAAAGAACGTACCTGAAGACATCCCGTGGAAGAGGTGGAAaaggtcggttcatcttgggcgaggtcctcgtcgtagaagggtcggttcatcttaggcaaagtcctcgtcgtagaagggtcggttcatcttgggcaaaatcctcgtcgtagaagggtcggttcatcttgggatAGGTCATCAGCGCAGCCATCCAGGACGGGAATTCTCCAGGTCGTGGTGTCCAACATGGAGTCCTCTGATCCAGGAATGTGCTGCAGCCTTCATCTCTTTaaaacaaggaagaatttgataagtcaaaagaaaaaaaaaaacccaagaagtaaacaaatgacaaatcttcaGGTAGCTCACCAGGTCAAGTGTGACAGGTCCTCACATCCAGTCAAAGCTCACCGATGGATGCCCTCCCTAACCTATACCTGCCtttcctgtcctacactgacagttacaaGCAATCTTTGCCAGCCATTTGGGATGATGCTAaccccaatgtcttggttggcttcatgaaaaactgtaaatcgTCCAGTTGCACAGACAAACGTTCCTTCTGATTCTGTAGCCTCACCACAAAAAGGTCCTCTGCTGAAACCCTCATTTTgctaagcatgaaatcaattccactttcctgtcctcagatctcattttctctccatgCAGCCTTTCAACAAccattgctgttgtaacatctgcaagaggcagcagtttcacaattcagagcttctcGTGTGTTTAGCAAGAGGTGGCACCagagtattgacaaagcagacacctTAAAATGCTTGAccacaatttaaacaaatgcttcaccatctacaagtgatgtgatgtgatttacactacaaacctgtccatTCTAATCCTTTGTTTCGGAGGAAGATACATGCATATCACAACAGgccgagtcacaaaatcagatggatccttatctgattttggaaactgcacagccatggtatgccactcagtcaggatccgtggccagatttcctcacacacagagaagaaggggaaagacgatatgccttaccatgttacgagtcgactcaatttaccttgttctctgttgtgtgaagaagacccagctcataaaaccttgactgatttaaaaattgagcaattaaataactcaaacatcgatgctgttgggtcatgcagagagcttgtgatcttttgcatggtttcccaaacatttagaggtcagGTTACTGACCCCAAGAATGTCAAATTCAACAATTTTCTGTCCTAAACTGATgaaccatttgggtaaattagatcaagcatttaaaaggtgtttacattgttagtagtctaatgacacttcttacccaacacatgaagacgcagtgaatcaggatacagctacctttagcagatgcaacagcagcagtgggtggtggaaggctgcaggaagaaaaaaattgatatggagacaagttggaggaatcatttaatgcatagCTTAACAAGAGTTAAAGCGGAGAGAAACTTTAGGGCAAGTCTAcaaaaatcagaggaggaacttcGCCAACACATCTAAGAGATAGCAGTTTCTCATGCCAtcaaccaagacattgggattAAGCATCTTCCTAATGACTCTACAAGCTGCCTTAATTGggaaatttgaaagaaagtcatGGGTAATAACAGACTACAGACACTTGTTCGCTGAAATAGCTAGTGTATGGTGAGGTGTTAACGCTATGCTCTATCAAAAATCCCACTTTGGGCAAGCCATAAAGTCCTATCAATTCAACCAGCTGCCAGCTTCGCAAATAAGAGGAAAAGACCACGTTTACATGATCACTGTTAACCACAAAGACACCAGGTCaatccaagaaacaaatcaaataacgaaaaatacagtaaaaagctgcagctgctcactcctgctaTAAGAGTATACTTGCGCAACAGTCTTTAACATGAAGCCAAATTCTGTCTGATTTCTGTCTTAATTCAGCCCAcagaataaaagttttatttcaagtcatcGTATCGAAAGATAAAAAGTTCGATCATTTGGCGCAACTTTAACCTTAAATATTccgagttgtctctctgccaggtttgtgtcctcctaaagaaaagaaacgcgctCTAATCCTGTAATTTACAAACTAATTTATGAAAGAAACTATGCAGGATAGCCCTGCATCCCTAAGGCGACTAACGCGTAGTTTtgcaggggaagataaaaatcccctgctgggaggcctcccaacatgacgcgcaaaaagactatgaacacaaaaaggttcaactcctttagagggaaataaacttggcagagtgagacaagtcagcattaatattGAATTTGATTTCAGTTAGCGACTACAAAGGCTGATGGCAGTGCGTAAAGTTTAAGACTTAAATGGATATCAAAAGTGTGCCAACGAATGCCCgatttaaagtatatcataacattatcCATGGGCTGAATAACACCTACAATCTAATGTGACTACATTTGCATATCAATCAAAAGTTTagcttcataatcaaatcaggaACCAGTTATCTAATCAAAGCAATTACCAGTTGAGAATAAAGGAAGACCTGGTCTAGCTTATCATAATCAATTACTACATGTTTACAGCACTTTGAAAGAACTTTAGACAAGCTACAGTAAACTGATGCATTTACTACATGATACATCAGCTTCCACGTTTGTCAACAGTCCAGGTTGCAACTATGATACCTGAGATTCAAgaccaaaattacatttttaaattaaagccatttcaaaataaggtacCAGAATTTCCTGCAGAAATCAGACGCCTCAAGTctaatcaactttaaaatcatccaCTTAAGTTGGGActaaaaaagtgactaaatccgacacacagactcacaggacagacagagaccggacacacagacagaaagacacacaggacacggggggggggggaagagagagagagagagagagagagagagagagagagagagagagagagagagagagagagagagagagagagagagagagagagagagagagagagagagagagagagagagagagagagagagagagaggccatgACAGCAGTCTTGGCATGCGTCAGTGTCTAAAGAAAGGCCTTTGCACTCAGTaacgcaaaacaaaaaaattagatTATTGTAAAGCCATTGTGTCAGGCATTGTAAATGTTGAGATGCAAGTTAACTTTATAAATTGAGTGGACACGATTTACCCACAAAGATCATGTGACAAAGGCCTTTAATACTTACCAGAACGGTAAAAATGTTACCTGTTTTTGAAAGAATTTGAATTTG encodes:
- the nsun4 gene encoding 5-methylcytosine rRNA methyltransferase NSUN4, producing the protein MALLVNTRLLLRKVKNARSLMPKRHRMKEKWAATLPKFSPTSLALQHFDATYSVQLGQLWPSVRIALLSERKYGALLNNFSHDAVVEDLQAKGCRDFITDTDTEALPCLDPESVVGVEGESNDVPVKKSNADHHLKISPKIKCLVFPRGDITRFKPARPDTQRLLGYYLLDAASVLPCLALDIQEGHIVLDLCAAPGGKAVALLQTQAIGFLCLNDTSVSRTLRLKKVLHSYIPKELLTSKNLRITSSDGTKWGEIENNTFDRVIVDVPCTTDRHSVMEDDNNIFTKNRIGERRRLPQLQLELLLAGIEAACPGGEIMYSTCTLSHIQNQSVVEQAIHLAKENHGIILEVVDLRPLTHMFRKTFHFAPNLHLGEMVIPHLGANFGPIYMCKLRRLT
- the LOC131469086 gene encoding cytochrome b-c1 complex subunit 6, mitochondrial-like, encoding MVFERKMITSGDPDDEEEDAPEEEEEEEEEEEEEEEMVDPLDTIRAKCEESEHCVHYKERLEACEARVNSRSHTEETCTEELFDFLHARDHCVSHKLFHKVK